The window CGCGTCACGCGTGATCCGCCGGTAGGTGAGCGCCCGCCCTGACGCCCGCGCGATCAGCTCGACGGCTTCGGCGAACCCGACGGGGCGGGGCCCGCTCAGCTCGTACACCTGCCCGGCGTGCCGTTCAGGCTCGGTCAGTGCCACGACCGCGGCGTCCGCGATGTCCTCCACGTCGACGAAGGGCTCGGGAACATCCCCGGCCGGCAGCGCGAGTTCGCCGGCGAGCAGCGGTGCGTGGAAGACGTCCTCGCCGAAGTTCTGGGCGAAGTTCGACGCCCGCAGCACGGTCCATTCCAGGGGCGCGCCGCGGACGGCATCCTCGGCGGAGAGCATGTTCCGCCCGAACTCCGAGCCGCCCCAGCCGTCCGCACCGCGGCCGGAGAGCAGCACCAACCGCCGCACCCCGGCGGCCGCGGCCCGCGCCGCGAACGCGTGCGCCGGGCCCGGTACCGGCGGGGGCACCACATAGGCCGCGTCGACGCCGCGCAGGACGGCGTCCCAGCCACCCGGCTGGGACCAGTCGAAATGGGCCGGGCTGGACCGGGAGGCGGCGCGGACCGGGATGCCGCGCAGTCGCAGCCGGGCGGCGACCCGGCGCCCCGTCCGGCCGGTCGCGCCGACCACAAGAGTGTGTGCGTTCATGCCTCCACACAACACCGGCCGTCCGGACTTTCCCATGGGTGAAGAGCTGCTCCGCCTTTGT is drawn from Streptomyces diastaticus subsp. diastaticus and contains these coding sequences:
- a CDS encoding NAD(P)H-binding protein; this translates as MNAHTLVVGATGRTGRRVAARLRLRGIPVRAASRSSPAHFDWSQPGGWDAVLRGVDAAYVVPPPVPGPAHAFAARAAAAGVRRLVLLSGRGADGWGGSEFGRNMLSAEDAVRGAPLEWTVLRASNFAQNFGEDVFHAPLLAGELALPAGDVPEPFVDVEDIADAAVVALTEPERHAGQVYELSGPRPVGFAEAVELIARASGRALTYRRITRDAYVAALVGQGVGPHEADEVAEMFALLAGGSVAGTTGDLTTVLGRAPRAFEEYVVRAAAAGVWDPL